In Leptolyngbya sp. NIES-2104, the genomic window AGCAACGACTTCAGCTAAGTCAACGACTCGTTGAGAGTAGCCCCACTCGTTGTCATACCAAGCCACGACTTTCACCATGTCGCCGCCCATCACCATCGTTAGTGCCGCATCGATAATCGAGGATTCATCGGTTCCCGCGTGATCGCTCGACACCAAAGGCAGATCGCAATACTTCAGAATGCCTTTCAGCGAGGTTTCAGCAGCCTCTTTCAGAACGGCATTCACTTGCTCAGCGATCGTGCTTTTCTCCACGTTCACGACTAAATCCACAACCGAAACGTTTGGAGTCGGAACCCGCAATGCAATCCCGTTTAGCTTACCTGCTAATTCGGGAAGTACCAACGCAACCGCCTTCGCAGCACCCGTTGATGTCGGAACGATGTTAACCGCTGCTGCACGTGCGCGACGCAAATCCCGGTGGCTGGCATCGAGAATCCGCTGATCCCCGGTGTAGCTGTGAGTCGTCGTCATCGTACCTTTGACGATGCCAAAATTCTCGTGGATCACTTTCGCGACCGGAGCCAAGCAGTTCGTGGTACAGCTTGCATTACTAATAATGTGGTGCTTGTGATGGTCGTAATCCTCATGATTCACACCAACCACAAACGTACCATCTTCGTTCTTACCAGGCGCAGTGATCAGGACTTTCTTTGCACCTGCGTTCAAATGCTTGGTGGCTCCCTCTTTCGAGATAAACACACCCGTCGATTCGATAATCAGATCGATATCCCACGCTCCCCAGGGGAGATTTTCGGGATTGCGATCGGAGGTGCACTTGATCGTTTTACCGTTCACCGTGATCGTGTTTTCGTCCGCGCTCACTTCGCCAGCGAATTTACCCAGCATCGAGTCGTACTTGATCAAGTGGGCGTTCGTTCTTGGATCAGACGTGTCGTTGATTGCAACCAAATCGATCCCAGTCTTTTCCCGACCTGCCCAGCACCGCAAAAAGTTGCGTCCAATCCGTCCAAAGCCGTTGATCGCTACTCTAACCACTGCGTCTTGCCCTCTGAATATAAATACCTATTGATGAGTCACATCATACCGTAAAAGGCTCCTCACTTCTCATCAACAAATTTATTGGGATCAGCAAGCGCTGACAAATCGAGGGAGGTGCGATCGCGAATTCTGCCACTCCGAATTTCACTCCAAGGCAGGATGAAAAGAAGCGAAAAGACTTTTGTAACCGATTAGATTACTCTCTAGAGGTAGAGAGAGTGATAATCACGACTTCTACAAAATAGATGCCATTTCAAATTAGTTGTGGCAAAATCTGTAGCACTCTTATCGAAAAGAATGAAATTCCAGAGGTGATTTAGACAGCAAATTTAAGCAGCAATCCATGATAAGTTACTTGGTCTTGCAAACAACTTAAAGAGAGGTTCGATCGCTTTTCGCAAGTTTGAAAGGTGAAAAACGCGAGAAAGTGAACCTTTGCAGCAGTTTGAATTGCGGATTCTAGACGCGAATTAAAAAATCTGAATCTTGTCTGGAATCGGCAGGGATCAGCGTGTATCTAATTGATCAAGACGGATTCGATAGGAACTTTGCGATCGAGTTAGTTTCTCGATAGACTAAATTGCTTTCAATTCGTTTTAAAGCAACGTTTTCAAAAGTTAAATTGCCTATCAAAATGTTTCCGATTACCGTATCGGTAAAAAGAGATCCTTGATATGATAGCGCGTGACATTGGTGTGGTGTGTAAGGAGCAAAAATGCTGAGTTCAGTTGACTTCAGCGGCAGACCGTTTCATTTTATCGGTATCGGTGGAATTGGAATGTCAGCCCTAGCCTATGTGTTATTAGACCGTGAGCTACCCGTATCCGGTTCAGATTTGAAATCGAGCCATATTACGGAACGATTGCAAAGTTTGGGAGCCAAAATCTTTATCGGGCAAGATGCCGCAAATCTGGATCATTTTCGATCGCGTCCGGTTGCGGTTCAAACGGCGGCGGTCGGGTCGATCGCAACGCTGACTCCTCCCGCCACACACACTGCACTTTTGCCGCAAGTCGTCTGTTCTACCGCCATTAATTCGGCAAATCCCGAATATCGCGCTGCTCTAGAGCTAGGCTGTCCGATTTTTCATCGATCGGATATTCTCGCTGCACTGATTCAGGACTATAAAAGTATTGCTGTCGCTGGAACGCACGGAAAAACCACGACGAGCAGCCTGATCAGTTATATGCTGTACGGCGCGAATCTTGATCCAACTGTGATTGTGGGCGGAGAAGTGAAAGCGTGGCAAGGAAACGCCCGCATTGGTCACGGAGACTACCTCGTTGCTGAAGCCGATGAATCGGATGGGTCGCTCGTGAAGTTTGCGCCCTACATTGGGATTATTACAAATGCAGAGTTGGATCATCCCGATCATTACAGCAATTTAGATCAAGTTGTTGAAACGTTTCAAACATTTGCGAACCGCTGCAAAGTCACAATCGGATCAATTGATTGTGAAACGGTTCGCGATCGCATTCAGCCGACGATTACTTACAGTCTTGACTGGGCAACAAAAGCCGATTACACCGTTGATCAAATTCAGTACTGTGGCGATGGTACAACGGCGCGAGTTTGGGAACGGGGACAAGTCCTAGGACAGATTAAACTCGGAATTCTTGGACAACATAATCTAAGTAATGCACTTGCCGCGATCGCAGTGGGGCGGTTATTGGGGTTAGAGTTTGACATCATTGCGAAAGCGATCGCACCGTTCGAGGGTGCGCGTCGTCGTTTTGAGCATCGGGGTGACTACAACGGTATCCTTTTCATTGATGACTACGCACATCACCCGAGCGAACTGAAGGTGACGTTAGCCGCTGCACGATTGCAGGCAAGCAAACTCAATCCGCGTCGTCGGGTGGTCGCCATCTTCCAGCCGCATCGGTACAGCCGAACGCAGACTTTTTTAACGGAATTTGCGGAGTCGTTCGGGGACGCTGATGTAGTGATTCTCAGTGATATCTACAGCGCTGGTGAGCTGAATCCAGGAGACATTAGCGGACAGACCCTCGCCAACCTGGTCGCGAAACAGCATTCCAGTGTGCACTACCAACCATCACTGCAAGCAATGGGCGACTTTATCGCAAAAGTACTGACCCCAGGAGATCTTGTGATCTTCCTCGGTGCGGGTAATCTGAATCAGATTATTCCTGATGTCATGGCTTGTCAGCAAAGTCTTGAGAAAGCTGCATCCTAACTTTGTGCTCTAGTTTGTTGTGTTTTGTGCAATGGAGATCTGAACCCTATGAATTTGGTAATCGCGGTGACAGATCTCAGGTTGAAGCCATACCTGTAGAAACGTTATGACACTCTCTATTGATTCCCCGACTGTTCGTTCACCTGGCTCTGATTTATCTCGATCGATTCCTTCCACTTCGATCACTCAACCGATTCGGTCTAAGATACTCACGATTCCGATCGCTGGTACTGACGCTGTGTTAAAAGCTAATGTTCCTCTCGCTTCCTTGACTTCGTTCCGGGTGGGAGGTCCCGCAGAATGGTATGTCGCTCCCCGCACCCTCGAAGAATTGCAGGCGAGTTTGGAATGGGCGCACTCACAAGGCGTTTCGGTCACAATGTTGGGAGCCGGATCAAATCTGCTTGTCAGCGATGCCGGATTGCCAGGATTAGTGATTTCGACGAGACATTTAAGATTAACTGAATTCGATGATGCGACGGGACAAGTGACCGTCGGAGCGGGAGAACCGTTACCGCGACTTGCTTGGAAACTTGCCGATCGAGGATGGCAAGGCTTTGAATGGGCGGTGGGAATTCCCGGAACTGTTGGCGGTGCAGTCGTGATGAATGCAGGTGCCCATCAGAGCAGCATTTCAGACATTTTAGTAAAAGCAACGGTGTTGATGCTGGATGGCTCGATCGAGGTGCTCACGCCCGAAGATTTGCAATACACCTATCGTACTTCAGCGCTACAAGGCAGTTCGCGCTATGTGACTCATGCAACCTTCCAATTGCGACCGGGCGCAGATCCAACGGCTGTAAACACTGTGACCGCAAATCACAAACAACAGCGGCAGAATTCTCAGCCGTATCATTTACCGAGTTGCGGCAGCGTATTCCGCAATCCAGAAGCCTACAAAGCAGGTTGGCTGATCGAGCAAGTGGGATTAAAAGGGCATCAAATCGGAGGTGCTCAAGTGGCGCAACGTCACGCAAACTTTATCCTCAACTGCGGGAATGCCACAGCAACCGATATTTTCCAACTGATTCGACATGTACAGCAGCAGGTTCATCAGGAATGGTCGTTGCTGTTAGAACCGGAAGTGAAGATGCTGGGTGAGTTCTAATTAGGTTTGGTAGGTTGGGCATCCTGCCTGACCTTACCTCATACAGGAGAATCATTTGCCTCTCGCCTTCGTTCCCATTACCCCTGATTGCGACGCTCTTTGATTTGGGCTGCAATCTCTGCAACCGTCAAATTATCCTGCCACTGATGTCGATCGATTGTGTAATCACCCTTGCCCGAATCAAATTGGCTCAGAAACCTCACCATTCCAACATAACCAAGCTCTTTGTGCAGTGCGGCTAAACCTTGTCGTCTAAGTTCTATCGGGGTCATTGTCAAAGTCTCCTTGTACTGTTTTAATAAACCACGCGGCAGGATTTTCTACCACCACGATAATTGTTTTCTGGTATCGGAACGCTCTTCTTAATAATCGATCATCTGTCGATAAAAAAACATCAGCTTGAGCACTCTCAGCACAGGCAAGATGAATCGAATCAAACCCCTGAAACCCCAAGTTTTGCAGATATTCCCCCCGACTGATAACGCTGTCATCCACCGTAATATTTGAGCGTGCCATTCGCAATGCTCTCTCGATTCTCTGCCTTCGTTCTTCATCAACAATCTGAGCGACCTCGGTTTCAACCATCTCGCTAATGATGAGTTCCCATTGTCCAGTTTCGCAGTTTTCCAAAATTGCCAGAACAGCTTCGGTTTCGACTCGAATTCGCGGTTGTGTTTGGTCGTCAAATGGACGATTAAAGCAGCAAACGTCTAAATATATGCGAAACATAAGGGGCTACCCATGATTGAATTCACCGTCACTAATTATTAAGCGTCTGAGTATTATCACTGGGTAAGGAGTCTGTTCATGTTGTAACGATTCATTCCTCAAATTGCAGGTGAATATTATTTTCGCTTGGGTTGAAGCTTGGGGTAGGGAAATCCCTATGCGATCGCTTGTTTCCCAAATGCGTCGAATTTCCATCGCGGTGTCATAATGAAGCTGTTTGATTGTCGGATTCGGCAATCTTATTCCACTCTTAACTGATTTAAAACGTTATGTCACAAGGACAGGGATTTGGCTTCGGGCTTGGCAAAATGCGCGAACTCACCGATGCCATCAAGAAAGCGCAACAGGTTCAAGAAGGCGCAAAACGGCTTCAAGAAGAACTCGAACAGATGCAGATTGTCGGTGAGTCCGGCGGCGGGCTGGTGAAGGTGACGATGAGTGGAAATCAAGAGCCGCTAAAGGTCGAGATTTCGCCGGATGCACTGAAAGAAGATGCTGAAACGCTGTCTGATCTGGTGTTGGCTGCAACCCGGAGCGCTTACGAAACTTCAACCGCAACGATGCGCGAGAAGATGGAAGACCTCACAGGTGGCTTGAATTTACCTGGATTGGGTTAAGCGCTGTCAATATCGATCGAGCCGAGCTACGACCTCATAGCTCGGTTTTTCAATTTGCACTGATCACGATCGCTGTCCCTTTTACCACGGCAGGCAGACTCTCCAAGATTTGGGGCACTAAGGGCTGTAGGTCTGCTAATCGATTCGACGGTGCAGCTAGGACGACGATCGCGATCTCGAATTGAGCTAGATTTTGCTGAGATGGCAAATTGCGATCGACCGTGATAAACACATCGAATTCTGTGGCAGCCAGCGACAAGAGTTGCCCGTTTTTAATGCCTGCTCAGCCCATTTGAGGAACTGTTTTCACTTCGTGATCGCTCAATCCTCTGGCAAGTTTTCGATCGATACATTCATCAATCAGAATTTTCATGCAGCCCGATCCGCGATGCTGCTTCCGATTTCTTCGAGCAGTTTGATCACTTGCTGACGGCTGACGGTTGGAAATCCGTCGAGAAAGTCATCGATCGACTCTCCTGCTTTCAAATAATCTAAAAAGGTTTGGACTGGAACTCTTGTCCCTGCAAAAACTGGAGTTCCGCTCATAATTTCAGGAGAAACGCTAATGGTTGATGAGGTTCCAATCATTCGATTTCCGCTCCACAATTGCATATTCACATCTTACAGGGTAGGGCGGGAGCGTGAAAGCCCACTGGCTTTTAGTTGTGGAATGAAACGCGACACGGGCACTTAAAAGTGCCGTCCGTTTCTGGTACAGTTGTCTTGTCAAGGTGAAACTCCTTTGCCATCGTGAAAATTCTGCTGAAACAGTGCAGCACTTTGAGGCATAAAGTTTAGGGGCAACGTGGTCGCGAACACACGATAAACAGCGAGGCGATTCAAACGAACGCGAAAACTAAACAGCATTTGAGTACCGTGGGACACACGGGAATTCATGCCTGGAAAGCGATCTTTTAGTGGGTAACTAGATATCAAGTGATCTTCTAGCAGGCTCGGATCGGACATGGTGTGTAAGACCTTTGAAGGACTTGTCTAGAAGAGGCAACGGCAGTTCAGGAACCAACTGCGGTTGCGTGGGGAATCCCATGTGCTTCAGCCGTGGGAGGATGTCAATCGCTACTCTATACGTGCATGAATTTGAAGTAGAAACTGATGGCTTACCGCTTATTGTTTGTGTGTTTGGGAAATATTTGTCGATCGCCGTCTGCCGAAAATATTATGAATCACTTGATTCGACAGGCAGGATTGGAAAATGAAATTATTTGTGATTCTGCTGGCACGTCGAGTTATCACATTGGCAGTCCGCCCGATCGCAGAATGACCGCAGCGGCGAAATTACGCGGAATTGAATTAGTCGGACGGGCGCGACAGTTTGAGCGATCGGATTTTGAGGAATTCGATCTGATTCTGGCGATGGATCACGAGAATTATGAGGCGATTTGTTCGATCGATCCAGCGGGCACTTATCAAGAAAAAGTGCAATTGATGTGTAACTTCTGTACTCAGCATCAATTGAGAGAAGTGCCAGATCCTTACTATGGTGGCACAGAAGGCTTTAACGTTGTGATCAATTTATTACTCGATGCTTGTCAAGGATTGCTCGATCACATTATTCAGGAACAGAATTTAACACCGTCTTCCGCACAATCGAATCGATGATCGTGATAGACTGAAATAACACAATTCCGAGCGGTTTACCGGGAATAAATGCTTACGGCAGCTTGAGATCGTTCAAGCGCCGCATTGTTGTCTTTACACGATCGCAGCAGTCACTTAGTTCAATGGTTATTTCTTCTACTCCCATCGTCCGCAAACCCTCCAAAGTTGAAGGCATCAAAGAGCGCAGTAATTTCCTGCGTGAACCTGTTGCTTCAGAATTGCGGCTTGATACGAACGCATTCAGCGATGACGGCATTCAGCTCATCAAATTTCACGGCTCTTATCAGCAAGACAATCGCGATAATCGCGTCAAAGGTCAAGAAAAAGACTATTCGATGATGCTGAGAACGCGATCGCCGGGTGGATTCGTGCCGCCGGAATTATATTTAACGATCGATCGCTTATCCGACGAGTACGGCAATCACACGATTCGCGTCACAACCCGTCAAGCGTTTCAGCTTCACGGCGTATTGAAAAAGAATTTAAAAGCGACAATTAGCGCGATCGTCAAAAGCATGGGATCAACCCTAAGCGCTTGTGGTGATGTCAATCGAAATGTGATGTCTCCGCCTGCACCGTTTAGAAATCGCCCTGAATACGAATACGCTCGAAAATATGCGAATAACATCGCGGACTTGTTAACGCCACAGTCGGGAGCCTATTACGAAGTTTGGCTCGATGGTGAGAAAGCGGTAACAGGTGAAGAAGATCCAGAGGTGGTCGCAGCCCGGAAGCGCAATATTAACGGCTCGAACATTGAAGATTCACCAGAGCCGATTTACGGAACGTACTATCTGCCGCGTAAGTTCAAGATTGGGGTGACGGTTCCGGGAGATAACTCGATCGATTTGTTCTCTCAAGATGTTTCGCTGGTCGTGTTAACAAACAATCAGGGTGAACTCGAAGGCTTTAACGTCTATGCCGGCGGCGGACTCGGACGCACCCACGGGAAAGAAGAAACCTTCCCACGATTGGCAGATCCGCTCGGGTATGTGGATAAAGCGGACGTGTACGATGTCGTCAAAGCGATCGTGGCAACGCAGCGCGATTACGGTGATCGATCTGACCGCAGACATTCGCGGATGAAATATCTCGTCGAAGCATGGGGCGTTGAGAAGTTCCGCGCCAAAGTTGAGGAATATTTCGGAAAAGCGATCGAGCCATCCCGATCGTTGCCCGAATTCAAGTTCCTGAACTATTTAGGCTGGAATGCACAAGGAGACGGCAAACTGTTCTACGGCATTTCGATCCAAAATGGTCGAATCAAAGACGAGAGCGGTTTTAGACTCAAGACAGTACTGCGGAAGATTGTGAGCAAATACAATCTCCCCATGTTGCTGACTCCGAGCCAGAACGTTCTGCTTTACGACATCAAGCCAGAAGACAGACAGCGCATCAATCGACTGCTGCGCGAACATGGAATCGAGCGTCCGGACAAAGTTGATCCATTAGTTCGGGATTCGATGGCTTGTCCTGCGTTGCCGACTTGTGGACTAGCGACCGCAGAATCTGAGCGAGTGAGCTTACCTGTCTTGACTCGAATTCGGTTACTGCTCGATAAAGTGGGCTTGCCCAATGAATCATTTATCGTGCGGATGACGGGATGCCCGAATGGATGTGCGCGTCCGTATTTGGCGGAGTTAGCATTTGTGGGAAATGGTCCGAATACTTATCAAGTTTGGATGGGTGCGGCTCCGAATCAAACTCGATTAGCGAAAGTGTTTATCGAGAAGATGAACATGGATGATTTGGAAACGGTGTTCGAGCCAGTGTTTATCTTGTTCAAGAAAGAGCGAAAACCGGGTGAGAGTTTTGGGGATTTCTGCGATCGCTTCGGTCTCGATCGAATCCACGAATTCACTGAGGTATAAACTAGAGGGGCGTGAACAGCGCCCTTTTTTATTGAGTTTATGTTATCAACTTCAATTCGATTGCAGTTAGAGCCAGGGGAACGGGTGACACTTCAGCCTGTTTCGTGGCAGCGATTTGAGGAAATTTTAGGAGAATTAGGCGATCGAAGATTGTCGCGAATTGCGTATGCGGATCAAACGTTAGAAATTATGGCTCCACTGCCGGAACATGAGCGATCGAAAGTCTTCATCGCGGATTTAGTTAAACTCTTGCTCAAGGCTCAGAAACGACGTTGGGAACCGCTTGGATCAACGACGTTCAAACGTGAGGAAATGTCAGCAGGCATCGAACCAGATGATTGTTTTTACATTCAGAACTATCAAGCGGTGATTGGCAAAGATCGGATCGATTTAACGGTTGATCCGCCGCCAGATTTAGCGATCGAAACTGATGTCACTTCTAAAACCGAATTGTTCGCTTATCAAGCGTTAGGTGTTCCTGAACTTTGGATTTACACAAAAGGGAAATTAAAAATCAATGTTCTGGAGGCTGGAGAATATCGAGAAGTTTCAGTCAGCCCAACTTTTCCAAGTTTTGCTGTGATTGATCTGATTCCTCAGTTTATGCAACGTGCGAAAATTGTAGGTGTGAGTCAGGCACTTGAGGAATTTGAATTAGCGGTTTGCTCTTAGGAGATTAGAGTTATGAGTGTTATTATTTCTGATGATATTCTTCAGGCTGCACAGATTTCTGAGTCAGAGTTAAAGCGCGAGATTGCAATCTTACTATTTCAGCAGAAGAAGCTCAACCTTGGGAAAGCGCGAGAACTATCGGGACTTTCGCTAATTGAATTTCAGCAAGAATTAGCAGGTCGAGGAATCGATCTCTACAATGATGTCGCAGGCTTTCAGGGGGAGATAGAGAACTTGAAAGCTTGGGGTGATTTGTGATGATCGTCTGTGATACTTCTCTGCACTGTATCAGGCAATTCTGACCGCTGCTCAGGAGTAGAAACTATGTCACAACTACAACGATTAGTGATTGCTGAATCGCAGGGACAAGGCTCGATCGTCTCTTTGTCTTCAGAACAACAGCATTACCTTCAGCGAGTTTTGAGATTGAAAAAGGGCGATCGCTTTATCGCCCTTGATGGCAAAGGACAAACCTGGATTGCGATCCTCGAATCCGATCAAGCAACACTAATCGAATCGCTACAAGCATCGTCAGAGTTATCAGTCTCAATTACGTTAATGTTAGCGCTACCGAAAACGGGATTTGATGATGTCGTGCGGCAGGTGACAGAATTGGGAGTTGCTTGTATTGCGCCTGTGATGAGCGATCGTACTTTACTCAATCCGAGCGGGAATAAGCTCGATCGCTGGCGCAGAATTGTCCAGGAAGCCGCAGAACAATCCGAACGCCAAATCGTGCCAACGATTCTAGAACCGATGCCTTTTAAGGTTGCATTAGAAGAGTTAAAAGCTGATTCTCATTACATTTGTGCAGAGCGGAGTTCATCACAGCATTTATTGAACTGCGAGTTTGGAAATTCGGTGATTGTTGCGATC contains:
- a CDS encoding type I glyceraldehyde-3-phosphate dehydrogenase, giving the protein MVRVAINGFGRIGRNFLRCWAGREKTGIDLVAINDTSDPRTNAHLIKYDSMLGKFAGEVSADENTITVNGKTIKCTSDRNPENLPWGAWDIDLIIESTGVFISKEGATKHLNAGAKKVLITAPGKNEDGTFVVGVNHEDYDHHKHHIISNASCTTNCLAPVAKVIHENFGIVKGTMTTTHSYTGDQRILDASHRDLRRARAAAVNIVPTSTGAAKAVALVLPELAGKLNGIALRVPTPNVSVVDLVVNVEKSTIAEQVNAVLKEAAETSLKGILKYCDLPLVSSDHAGTDESSIIDAALTMVMGGDMVKVVAWYDNEWGYSQRVVDLAEVVAAKWES
- a CDS encoding low molecular weight protein-tyrosine-phosphatase; translation: MAYRLLFVCLGNICRSPSAENIMNHLIRQAGLENEIICDSAGTSSYHIGSPPDRRMTAAAKLRGIELVGRARQFERSDFEEFDLILAMDHENYEAICSIDPAGTYQEKVQLMCNFCTQHQLREVPDPYYGGTEGFNVVINLLLDACQGLLDHIIQEQNLTPSSAQSNR
- the murB gene encoding UDP-N-acetylmuramate dehydrogenase, with the translated sequence MTLSIDSPTVRSPGSDLSRSIPSTSITQPIRSKILTIPIAGTDAVLKANVPLASLTSFRVGGPAEWYVAPRTLEELQASLEWAHSQGVSVTMLGAGSNLLVSDAGLPGLVISTRHLRLTEFDDATGQVTVGAGEPLPRLAWKLADRGWQGFEWAVGIPGTVGGAVVMNAGAHQSSISDILVKATVLMLDGSIEVLTPEDLQYTYRTSALQGSSRYVTHATFQLRPGADPTAVNTVTANHKQQRQNSQPYHLPSCGSVFRNPEAYKAGWLIEQVGLKGHQIGGAQVAQRHANFILNCGNATATDIFQLIRHVQQQVHQEWSLLLEPEVKMLGEF
- a CDS encoding YbaB/EbfC family nucleoid-associated protein, which translates into the protein MSQGQGFGFGLGKMRELTDAIKKAQQVQEGAKRLQEELEQMQIVGESGGGLVKVTMSGNQEPLKVEISPDALKEDAETLSDLVLAATRSAYETSTATMREKMEDLTGGLNLPGLG
- a CDS encoding type II toxin-antitoxin system VapC family toxin, with amino-acid sequence MFRIYLDVCCFNRPFDDQTQPRIRVETEAVLAILENCETGQWELIISEMVETEVAQIVDEERRQRIERALRMARSNITVDDSVISRGEYLQNLGFQGFDSIHLACAESAQADVFLSTDDRLLRRAFRYQKTIIVVVENPAAWFIKTVQGDFDNDPDRT
- a CDS encoding UPF0175 family protein; translation: MSVIISDDILQAAQISESELKREIAILLFQQKKLNLGKARELSGLSLIEFQQELAGRGIDLYNDVAGFQGEIENLKAWGDL
- a CDS encoding DUF433 domain-containing protein gives rise to the protein MIGTSSTISVSPEIMSGTPVFAGTRVPVQTFLDYLKAGESIDDFLDGFPTVSRQQVIKLLEEIGSSIADRAA
- a CDS encoding Uma2 family endonuclease; protein product: MLSTSIRLQLEPGERVTLQPVSWQRFEEILGELGDRRLSRIAYADQTLEIMAPLPEHERSKVFIADLVKLLLKAQKRRWEPLGSTTFKREEMSAGIEPDDCFYIQNYQAVIGKDRIDLTVDPPPDLAIETDVTSKTELFAYQALGVPELWIYTKGKLKINVLEAGEYREVSVSPTFPSFAVIDLIPQFMQRAKIVGVSQALEEFELAVCS
- a CDS encoding 16S rRNA (uracil(1498)-N(3))-methyltransferase — translated: MSQLQRLVIAESQGQGSIVSLSSEQQHYLQRVLRLKKGDRFIALDGKGQTWIAILESDQATLIESLQASSELSVSITLMLALPKTGFDDVVRQVTELGVACIAPVMSDRTLLNPSGNKLDRWRRIVQEAAEQSERQIVPTILEPMPFKVALEELKADSHYICAERSSSQHLLNCEFGNSVIVAIGPEGGWTTGEIESAIAHHYQPVTLGKRILRAVTAPIAAISLIAGLVESRAESET
- the sir gene encoding sulfite reductase, ferredoxin dependent; its protein translation is MVISSTPIVRKPSKVEGIKERSNFLREPVASELRLDTNAFSDDGIQLIKFHGSYQQDNRDNRVKGQEKDYSMMLRTRSPGGFVPPELYLTIDRLSDEYGNHTIRVTTRQAFQLHGVLKKNLKATISAIVKSMGSTLSACGDVNRNVMSPPAPFRNRPEYEYARKYANNIADLLTPQSGAYYEVWLDGEKAVTGEEDPEVVAARKRNINGSNIEDSPEPIYGTYYLPRKFKIGVTVPGDNSIDLFSQDVSLVVLTNNQGELEGFNVYAGGGLGRTHGKEETFPRLADPLGYVDKADVYDVVKAIVATQRDYGDRSDRRHSRMKYLVEAWGVEKFRAKVEEYFGKAIEPSRSLPEFKFLNYLGWNAQGDGKLFYGISIQNGRIKDESGFRLKTVLRKIVSKYNLPMLLTPSQNVLLYDIKPEDRQRINRLLREHGIERPDKVDPLVRDSMACPALPTCGLATAESERVSLPVLTRIRLLLDKVGLPNESFIVRMTGCPNGCARPYLAELAFVGNGPNTYQVWMGAAPNQTRLAKVFIEKMNMDDLETVFEPVFILFKKERKPGESFGDFCDRFGLDRIHEFTEV
- the murC gene encoding UDP-N-acetylmuramate--L-alanine ligase, with product MLSSVDFSGRPFHFIGIGGIGMSALAYVLLDRELPVSGSDLKSSHITERLQSLGAKIFIGQDAANLDHFRSRPVAVQTAAVGSIATLTPPATHTALLPQVVCSTAINSANPEYRAALELGCPIFHRSDILAALIQDYKSIAVAGTHGKTTTSSLISYMLYGANLDPTVIVGGEVKAWQGNARIGHGDYLVAEADESDGSLVKFAPYIGIITNAELDHPDHYSNLDQVVETFQTFANRCKVTIGSIDCETVRDRIQPTITYSLDWATKADYTVDQIQYCGDGTTARVWERGQVLGQIKLGILGQHNLSNALAAIAVGRLLGLEFDIIAKAIAPFEGARRRFEHRGDYNGILFIDDYAHHPSELKVTLAAARLQASKLNPRRRVVAIFQPHRYSRTQTFLTEFAESFGDADVVILSDIYSAGELNPGDISGQTLANLVAKQHSSVHYQPSLQAMGDFIAKVLTPGDLVIFLGAGNLNQIIPDVMACQQSLEKAAS